In Macrobrachium rosenbergii isolate ZJJX-2024 chromosome 19, ASM4041242v1, whole genome shotgun sequence, the following are encoded in one genomic region:
- the LOC136848821 gene encoding uncharacterized protein: MANVWLLLTLVAGLSTCVISQGSIDPPADVSFNDFGSLVPGKINENIDTILKKFSKSMPSRLELGNIDDMFAYDCFLLGLDNGFQREGDAFLESPESTAMFLFGITTGKMTVECSWKTDMVLLIFTGKFRANTDKVSIRANMTLEIEPGAEPQLQDLKVTHMDRVYTEISGAGFLNWLGEKFLNGLVNGARTTVIREIETDVRERLQRTLSVFKLPSL; this comes from the exons ATGGCGAACGTGTGGCTGCTGTTAACGCTGGTTGCTGGCCTGTCGACGTGTGTGATCAGTCAAGGCTCAATAGACCCCCCTGCCGATGTGTCGTTCAACGACTTCGGCAGCCTCGTGCCCGGGAAAATCAACGAAAATATTGATACCATCTTGAAGAAATTCTCCAAGTCTATGCCAAG CCGGCTGGAACTGGGCAACATCGACGACATGTTTGCCTACGACTGTTTCCTGCTGGGGCTCGACAACGGCTTCCAGAGGGAAGGAGACGCCTTCCTGGAGAGTCCAGAGTCGACTGCCATGTTCCTCTTCGGGATCACGACGGGGAAAATGACCGTCGAGTGCTCTTGGAAGACGGAT ATGGTACTTCTGATCTTCACAGGGAAATTCCGGGCCAATACCGACAAGGTCAGCATCAGAGCCAACATGACTTTGGAAATCGAACCTGGGGCTGAGCCTCAACTTCAAG ATCTGAAGGTGACGCACATGGACCGGGTCTACACCGAAATCTCCGGCGCCGGATTCCTGAACTGGCTGGGAGAGAAGTTCCTCAACGGTCTGGTCAACGGCGCCAGAACCACTGTGATCAGAGAGATCGAGACGGACGTCCGAGAAAGACTGCAGAGGACCCTGTCTGTCTTCAAGCTTCCCTCCTTATGA